The Afipia massiliensis genome has a segment encoding these proteins:
- the phnG gene encoding phosphonate C-P lyase system protein PhnG yields MIQPHRDPQQARRRDAMSILTHAATERIAACLVTIDLPPHEPARQPESGLVMVRGRIGGDGAPFNLGEASVSRAAVRLASGEVGFGYVLGRDGEKAKLIALCDALIQSGDLATEVEQKVIAPLRQERETARGQQATETAATRVDFYTLVRGEG; encoded by the coding sequence ATGATCCAACCCCATAGAGATCCGCAGCAAGCCCGTCGCCGCGACGCCATGTCGATCCTGACGCATGCGGCGACGGAACGGATAGCGGCATGTCTGGTAACGATTGACCTTCCACCGCACGAGCCGGCGCGTCAGCCTGAGAGCGGCCTTGTCATGGTTCGAGGGCGGATTGGTGGTGACGGCGCGCCATTCAACCTCGGCGAGGCCAGCGTGTCGCGAGCGGCGGTGCGTCTCGCCTCCGGCGAGGTGGGATTTGGCTACGTACTGGGCCGTGATGGCGAGAAGGCGAAGTTGATCGCGCTGTGCGATGCGCTGATCCAGAGCGGCGATCTGGCGACCGAGGTCGAACAGAAAGTCATCGCGCCGCTGCGGCAGGAGCGGGAGACAGCGCGTGGGCAACAAGCCACTGAGACGGCCGCGACACGGGTCGATTTCTACACGCTGGTAAGAGGCGAGGGCTGA
- the phnF gene encoding phosphonate metabolism transcriptional regulator PhnF: MSLTGETNTGVALWRRVADSIEQGIADGTYARDTRLPGELEIAEAHRVNRHTVRRALAVLAERGLVRAERGSGTYVEAPRIAYPLRSRTRFSEIVGAGGLEAGGQLLSASIESAPRELAKRLGLKADAPLLRIDAMRMANRIPICLGTTWLDANRFADGGRIYEKTRSMTKLLAHFGVRDYRREWTTVSAAIADAADAARLDLALGRPVLVADSLDTEPNGTPLLTTRARFAAERVQFVIENQ, translated from the coding sequence ATGAGCCTAACCGGCGAAACCAACACTGGCGTAGCGCTTTGGCGACGCGTGGCGGATTCTATCGAGCAAGGTATCGCCGATGGAACTTATGCACGTGACACGCGCCTCCCCGGCGAACTGGAGATCGCGGAAGCCCATCGCGTCAACCGCCATACGGTGCGCCGCGCGCTCGCGGTTCTTGCCGAGCGAGGATTGGTGCGCGCCGAACGCGGTAGTGGCACCTATGTCGAAGCGCCGCGCATCGCCTATCCGCTGCGCTCACGTACGCGGTTTTCGGAGATTGTCGGAGCCGGTGGGCTGGAAGCCGGTGGTCAACTGCTCAGCGCGTCGATTGAATCCGCACCGCGAGAACTTGCGAAGCGGCTTGGTCTCAAGGCAGATGCACCCCTCCTGCGGATCGACGCCATGCGAATGGCCAATCGCATTCCCATCTGTCTTGGAACGACGTGGCTCGATGCAAACCGCTTCGCGGATGGCGGACGGATCTACGAAAAGACCCGCTCAATGACCAAGCTGCTGGCTCATTTTGGTGTGCGTGACTACCGCCGCGAGTGGACCACCGTCTCGGCTGCCATCGCAGACGCCGCGGATGCCGCACGGCTCGATCTCGCTCTGGGACGTCCGGTGCTGGTCGCGGACAGTCTTGATACGGAGCCCAACGGCACACCCCTGCTCACGACACGGGCGCGCTTTGCCGCCGAGCGCGTTCAGTTCGTCATCGAAAATCAGTAA
- the phnE gene encoding phosphonate ABC transporter, permease protein PhnE, translated as MTPVTRDPNQLAAQYPELFQGTHTARLKALAIGMAAFALFLFGCWHLDFSLDRLMTGLRQLSWFVMLMIPPDPGTSLPTYLAAMGETLSIAFLGTLLGAILALPISLLAARNIIPSIFLRFPARRFLDSIRGVDTLIWALVWINVVGLGPFAGVLAIATADFGAFGKLFSEAIEGADRKQVEGIRAAGGGKLHEIRFGLMPQVLPVLAGQILYFIESNTRSATIIGIVGAGGIGLQLAEQIRVLEWQKVSTLILMILVAVAVIDFISTRLRFAIIGRASDVRH; from the coding sequence ATGACGCCCGTGACGCGAGACCCAAACCAATTGGCGGCGCAATACCCGGAGCTTTTTCAGGGGACGCATACGGCGCGGCTGAAGGCGCTCGCCATCGGCATGGCGGCTTTCGCGCTGTTTCTGTTTGGGTGCTGGCATCTGGACTTTTCGCTGGATCGTCTGATGACCGGCCTCCGGCAGCTCAGCTGGTTCGTCATGCTGATGATCCCGCCAGATCCCGGAACGTCGCTTCCGACCTATCTGGCGGCTATGGGGGAAACGCTGTCGATCGCGTTTCTCGGCACGCTGCTCGGTGCGATACTGGCGCTCCCGATCAGTCTCTTGGCGGCGCGGAACATCATCCCATCCATTTTTCTTCGTTTCCCCGCTCGACGATTTCTGGACTCGATCCGCGGTGTCGATACGCTGATCTGGGCGCTGGTCTGGATCAACGTTGTGGGGCTCGGACCATTCGCCGGTGTGCTGGCAATCGCGACGGCGGATTTCGGCGCGTTTGGAAAGCTGTTTTCAGAAGCGATCGAGGGGGCGGATCGCAAGCAGGTCGAAGGCATCCGCGCGGCCGGGGGTGGCAAGCTGCATGAAATACGGTTTGGGCTGATGCCACAGGTGTTGCCCGTGCTTGCGGGGCAGATACTCTATTTCATCGAATCCAACACGCGCTCGGCCACCATCATCGGCATTGTCGGCGCGGGCGGTATTGGCTTGCAACTCGCCGAACAAATCCGCGTGCTGGAATGGCAGAAGGTCTCGACATTGATCCTGATGATCCTGGTCGCTGTCGCTGTCATCGACTTTATTTCGACCCGGCTGCGTTTCGCGATTATCGGCCGGGCGAGCGACGTGCGTCACTAA